In the Juglans microcarpa x Juglans regia isolate MS1-56 chromosome 6D, Jm3101_v1.0, whole genome shotgun sequence genome, one interval contains:
- the LOC121235031 gene encoding uncharacterized protein LOC121235031 produces the protein MAHRDPESNGEDVNNTLVANTRCSFCFPCFGTRRSSAVGIAWWERIRSVHIDEDKWWFSGFLAFKKIREWSEIVAGPRWKTFIRRFNRSRSGAGGSGSRHAGKFQYDPLSYALNFDEGPGKKDDIDGDYDYPLYQNFSTRYASVPSQKSSSALDSSKDAAVFS, from the coding sequence ATGGCACACAGAGATCCTGAATCAAACGGCGAAGATGTTAACAATACTCTCGTGGCCAACACCCGCTGCAGTTTTTGTTTCCCTTGCTTTGGTACCCGCCGATCGTCGGCTGTTGGAATTGCCTGGTGGGAACGGATACGGTCTGTGCATATCGACGAGGATAAGTGGTGGTTCAGTGGCTTTCTCGCATTCAAGAAAATCAGAGAGTGGTCGGAGATTGTCGCCGGCCCGAGATGGAAGACCTTCATCCGGAGATTCAACCGGAGCCGGAGCGGCGCCGGGGGCAGTGGAAGTAGGCACGCAGGGAAATTTCAATACGACCCTTTGAGTTACGCTCTGAATTTCGACGAGGGGCCGGGGAAGAAGGACGATATCGACGGCGACTACGATTACCCCTTGTACCAGAATTTCTCGACACGGTATGCTTCGGTCCCAAGCCAAAAATCGTCGTCGGCGTTGGATAGCAGTAAGGATGCGGCGGTGTTTTCGTAA
- the LOC121235028 gene encoding probable alpha,alpha-trehalose-phosphate synthase [UDP-forming] 9, whose translation MVSRSYMSLLEFASGDMLNFPQTPRILPRVMTVPGIISDVDSGASSNEDLDVPSKIREKIIIVANFLPLNAQKDPESGRWCFSFDEDALLLQLKDGFSSDSDVVYVGSLKVDIDAREQEEVSQRLLEEFNCVPTFLPPDLQKKFYHGFCKQYLWTLFHYMLPLSPDHGNRFDRMLWQAYVSANKIFADKVMEVINPEDDYVWIHDYHLMVLPTFLRKRFNRVRLGFFLHSPFPSSEIYRTLPVRDEILKALLNSDLIGFHTFDYARHFLSCCSRMLGLEYKSKRGHIGLEYFGRTVYIKILPVGIHMGRLESALNHPTSSIKAKEIAEQFKGKKLIIGADDMDIFKGISLKLLAMEQLLQQNQELRGKLVLVQIVNPARSTGKDVQEAKRETYMTTRRINKVFGFPGYEPVVLIDRKVPTYEKTAYYALAECCIVNAVRDGMNLVPYKYIVCRQGTAKMDEALGITSSSPRASTLVVSEFIGCSPSLSGAIRVNPWDIDAVADALNLAITMPDLEKQLRHEKHFRYISSHDVAYWSCSFLQDLERACKDHYSKRSWGIGFGLSFRILSLSPSFRKLSVDHIVSAYKRTKRRAIFLDYDGTVVSQASIIKTPTPEVISVLNNLCNDPENTVFIVSGRGKSSLGEWFDQCENLGIAAEHGYFIRWSRTSNWETNPIATDFDWKRIAEPVMTSYTETTDGSYIEAKESALVWHHQDADPDFGSCQAKELLDHLENVLANEPVVVKRGQHIVEVKPQGVTKGLVAEKVLSTMISNSKPPDFVMCIGDDRSDEDMFESISTTSYSLCLPAALEIFACTVGQKPSKARYYLDDTVDVVRLLQGLATASNIKLRWGGCLMQLMVPLERQMSTWEYGCLESSPTD comes from the exons ATGGTGTCAAGGTCTTACATGAGTTTGTTGGAATTTGCATCTGGGGACATGTTAAATTTCCCTCAGACTCCTAGAATCCTTCCAAGGGTGATGACTGTTCCCGGAATCATTTCTGATGTAGACAGTGGTGCAAGTAGTAATGAAGATTTAGATGTTCCCTCTAAAATCCGTGAAAAGATAATTATAGTGGCAAATTTTCTCCCTCTAAATGCTCAAAAGGACCCAGAATCTGGCAGATGGTGCTTTAGTTTTGACGAGGATGCACTTTTATTGCAACTGAAGGATGGTTTCTCATCTGATAGTGATGTTGTTTATGTGGGATCTCTGAAGGTTGACATTGATGCCAGAGAGCAAGAAGAAGTTTCCCAAAGACTGCTGGAGGAGTTTAATTGTGTGCCCACATTCCTCCCTCCTGACCTCCAGAAAAAGTTCTATCATGGGTTCTGCAAGCAATATTTGTGGACCCTTTTTCACTACATGCTGCCCCTGTCCCCAGACCACGGTAATCGCTTTGACCGGATGCTTTGGCAGGCCTATGTTTCTGCGAATAAAATATTTGCTGATAAGGTTATGGAGGTCATCAATCCTGAAGATGATTATGTGTGGATTCATGACTATCATCTCATGGTTCTCCCTACATTTTTGAGAAAGCGTTTCAATCGAGTTAGGCTTGGCTTCTTCCTTCATAGCCCATTTCCGTCATCAGAAATCTACAGGACTCTGCCTGTCAGAGATGAGATTCTGAAAGCACTGCTTAATTCAGATTTGATTGGTTTTCATACGTTCGACTATGCTCGCCACTTTCTCTCTTGTTGCAGTAGAATGCTGGGCTTGGAGTATAAATCTAAGCGGGGCCACATTGGACTTGAATATTTTGGACGCACagtttatatcaaaattttgcCCGTGGGCATTCATATGGGTCGACTTGAATCTGCATTGAATCACCCTACTTCTTCCATCAAGGCCAAAGAGATCGCAGAGCAATTCAAGGGGAAAAAGCTTATTATTGGTGCTGATGACATGGACATTTTCAAAGGCATTAGTCTAAAATTATTAGCCATGGAGCAGCTTTTGCAGCAGAATCAAGAGTTAAGGGGGAAACTTGTTCTGGTGCAAATTGTAAATCCTGCAAGGAGCACAGGAAAGGATGTTCAGGAGGCAAAAAGGGAGACATATATGACTACCAGAAGGATAAATAAGGTTTTTGGTTTTCCAGGTTATGAACCAGTTGTCCTTATTGATCGTAAGGTGCCTACATATGAGAAGACTGCCTATTATGCTTTGGCAGAATGTTGCATTGTCAATGCTGTGAGGGATGGTATGAACCTAGTCCCATACAAGTACATTGTTTGTAGGCAAGGGACTGCAAAAATGGATGAAGCTTTGGGAATCACCTCTTCATCTCCTCGTGCTAGTACACTTGTTGTTTCTGAGTTCATAGGATGCTCCCCATCCCTAAGTGGGGCAATTAGGGTGAACCCATGGGATATTGATGCTGTGGCCGATGCGCTAAATTTGGCCATCACGATGCCTGATTTAGAGAAGCAGTTGCGGCATGAGAAGCACTTTCGCTACATTAGCTCTCATGATGTGGCTTACTGGTCTTGCAGCTTCCTGCAGGATCTGGAGAGGGCCTGCAAAGATCACTATAGTAAACGATCCTGGGGCATTGGTTTTGGTCTTAGTTTCAGAATTTTGTCTCTATCTCCCAGTTTTCGGAAGCTTTCGGTTGACCATATTGTCTCTGCATATAAGAGGACGAAAAGAAGGGCAATTTTTTTGGATTATGATGGAACAGTTGTGTCTCAAGCTTCAATTATTAAAACCCCAACACCTGAAGTCATCTCTGTTCTGAACAACCTGTGTAATGACCCTGAGAACACTGTTTTTATAGTTAGTGGTAGGGGGAAAAGCTCACTTGGTGAATGGTTTGATCAATGTGAGAATCTGGGTATTGCGGCTGAGCATGGATACTTCATAAG GTGGAGTAGGACATCCAATTGGGAAACCAATCCCATTGCCACAGATTTTGATTGGAAAAGAATTGCTGAACCTGTAATGACATCATATACCGAGACAACTGATGGCTCCTATATAGAGGCCAAGGAGAGTGCCTTGGTGTGGCACCATCAAGATGCTGATCCCGACTTTGGATCTTGCCAGGCCAAGGAGCTTTTGGATCATCTTGAAAATGTCCTTGCAAATGAGCCTGTAGTTGTTAAGAGGGGACAGCATATTGTTGAAGTAAAACCACAG GGAGTTACTAAAGGATTGGTTGCAGAGAAAGTTCTCTCAACAATGATCAGTAATAGCAAACCACCGGATTTTGTTATGTGCATTGGGGATGATAGATCCGACGAGGACATGTTTGAAAGCATATCAACCACGTCTTATAGCTTATGTTTACCGGCAGCTCTGGAGATCTTTGCATGCACTGTTGGCCAAAAACCAAGCAAAGCTAGGTACTATCTTGATGATACTGTGGATGTTGTGAGATTGCTTCAAGGTCTGGCCACTGCTTCAAATATCAAGCTAAG GTGGGGGGGCTGCTTGATGCAGCTCATGGTTCCTTTAGAGAGGCAGATGAGCACCTGGGAATATGGTTGTCTGGAATCGTCACCGACTGACTGA
- the LOC121235030 gene encoding protein NUCLEAR FUSION DEFECTIVE 2: MYSPSFVFVLLAILSFTIVPYFQKCYAENEVNELSFEPSSPFSIALEALQKQIGYTFQSNGLLRRAMTHASFSEENNRALGILGASVIETSAALRFLGKDIEMSGKNLNQRISEISQVESSCMMDGMRLGLQKVVRVSSKTNSSTPAVVCGAFRAIFGAVAIDVGKSDDAGNIFWSVHRGDAGGVLVL; the protein is encoded by the exons ATGTATTCTCCTAGCTTCGTCTTCGTTCTCTTGGCCATTCTCTCCTTCACGATCGTCCCCTattttcag AAGTGCTACGCAGAAAATGAAGTGAATGAGCTGAGCTTCGAACCCTCATCGCCGTTTTCGATTGCGCTCGAAGCCCTTCAGAAGCAAATTGG CTATACTTTCCAGAGCAACGGTCTTCTTCGCCGTGCCATGACACATGCCTCCTTTTCTGAAGAGAACAACCGAGCATTGGGTATTCTAGGTGCCAGTGTGATTGAAACATCAGCTGCCCTCCGATTTCTTGGAAAAGATATTGAGATGTCGGGCAAAAATCTGAACCAGCGCATATCAGAGATCTCCCAAGTGGAATCTTCTTGTATGATGGATGGGATGCGGTTGGGGTTGCAGAAGGTGGTCAGGGTTTCTTCCAAGACAAACTCTTCAACTCCTGCAGTGGTTTGTGGTGCTTTCCGAGCAATCTTTGGTGCCGTTGCTATTGATGTTGGGAAGTCTGATGATGCTGGAAACATTTTCTGGAGTGTTCATCGTGGTGATGCCGGAGGAGTTCTTGTATTGTAA
- the LOC121235027 gene encoding RNA-dependent RNA polymerase 2 → MGVAERPTVRVSNIPQNVTAHDLLHFLESTLGPDSVFAVDIFTERKNWKSRGFGRVQFTTLEVKSKAQSLALTFNSHTLRFSETFDDIVVRPVQPNHRLENCVLHVGFMVKEDRMSVLESWEGVRVWVMPERGRVEFWVWQGGECYKMDVLLPEVLEAVGCGFEGEDVNALLLKLKHGPKIYKRISGPNIFSKFSADRYHICKEDFDYLWVRTTDFSVTKSIGQSTSFYWEIEGLSASDIFKCFPRYREDMKDLILEDGEQFRSTSTIVPLVKCESSCNLAYEILFQLNSLVHTQKICLAGAGADLIEILSGLNIETALMILQKLHKLNFTCYEPVSFVKMQLHVLGRNCKRVPPSSYKSLDPNVMSCHRALVTPSKIYCLGPELESSNYVVKNFAPYASDFMRVSFVEEDWGKLPANAISTSIERGIFAKPFRTGIYHRILSVLRDGIVIGAKRFEFLAFSASQLRSNSVWMFASNEKVKAEDIREWMGCFNKIRSVSKCAARMGQLFSSSFQTLVVPIQDVEIIPDVEVTSDGIDYCFSDGIGKISLSFAGQVAQKCGLNQTPSAFQIRYGGYKGVVAVDRNSYMKLSLRGSMLKFESKTRMLNVTKWSESMPCYLNREIISLLSTLGVEDQVFEKLQEEQLCLLGKMLSNREAALNVLQSLNGSDSRNILVKMLLQGYEPNQEPYLSMMLQAHYENLLSDLKSRCRIFVPKGRILVGCLDETGILNYGQVYVRVTMTKAELQSWDQSFFRKLDDATCVIVGSVVVTKNPCLHPGDIRVLEAIYEVDLEERGLVDCLVFPQKGERPHPNECSGGDLDGDQFFISWDKDLIPSQIERPMDYTGRRPRVMDHDVTLEEIQKFFVDYMINDTLGAISTAHLVLADREPDKARSQKCLELANLHSIAVDFAKTGAPAEMPRVLKPKEFPDFMERIEKPMYTSNGVLGKLYHAILGSATRERSNLVSEKIGQAIYDHNLEVDGFEAFLEIAESHKEQYIEKLSTLMKYYGAENEDEILTGNLRNRAAYLQRDNRKYGDMKDRILHSVKRLQNEAKDWVESSCKKHEHQQLASAWYHVSFHPSYCREGFNCLSFPWILGDILLNIKSVNSRKVDG, encoded by the exons ATGGGTGTGGCGGAGAGACCCACAGTTCGGGTCTCAAACATCCCTCAAAACGTTACGGCCCACGACCTCCTTCACTTCCTCGAGTCCACTCTCGGCCCCGACTCTGTCTTCGCCGTCGATATATTCACCGAGCGTAAGAACTGGAAATCCCGGGGCTTCGGCCGCGTCCAGTTCACCACCCTCGAGGTCAAGTCCAAGGCTCAGTCACTTGCACTAACCTTCAACTCCCACACCCTCAGGTTCTCAGAGACGTTCGACGACATCGTTGTCCGCCCCGTGCAACCCAATCATCGCCTCGAGAACTGCGTTCTGCACGTGGGTTTCATGGTGAAAGAGGATCGCATGAGTGTTCTAGAGTCGTGGGAGGGCGTGAGGGTTTGGGTCATGCCTGAGAGGGGGCGGGTGGAGTTCTGGGTGTGGCAGGGTGGAGAGTGTTATAAAATGGATGTTTTGCTTCCGGAGGTTTTAGAGGCAGTTGGGTGTGGTTTTGAAGGAGAAGATGTCAATGCACTTCTTTTGAAG CTCAAACACGGGCCGAAGATCTATAAAAGAATTTCTGGACccaatatattttcaaaatttagtgCCGACCGTTACCATATATGCAAGGAAGATTTTGACTATCTTTGGGTTCGCACAACAGACTTTTCTGTTACGAAGTCAATTGGACAATCAACTTCATTTTATTGGGAAATTGAAGGATTATCCGCttcggatatttttaaatgtttccCACGCTATAGAGAAGATATGAAAGATCTGATTTTAGAGGATGGGGAACAATTCCGTTCTACATCTACGATTGTTCCTCTTGTGAAGTGCGAATCGAGCTGTAACTTAGCATATGAAATCCTTTTCCAACTCAACTCCCTTGTCCATACCCAAAAAATCTGTCTTGCTGGAGCAGGTGCTGATCTGATTGAGATACTTAGCGGATTAAACATTGAAACTGCTCTCATGATTCTTCAGAAGTTGCACAAGCTCAATTTCACTTGTTACGAGCCTGTATCATTTGTAAAAATGCAATTGCATGTCCTAGGAAGAAACTGTAAAAGGGTTCCCCCATCTTCCTACAAAAGTTTAGATCCTAATGTGATGAGTTGTCATAGAGCTCTAGTTACCCCATCAAAGATTTATTGCTTGGGTCCTGAGCTTGAAAGTTCTAATTATGTCGTGAAGAATTTTGCACCATATGCTTCAGACTTTATGAGAGTGAGTTTTGTTGAAGAGGATTGGGGTAAGCTTCCAGCAAATGCCATCTCCACAAGTATCGAGCGAGGTATTTTTGCCAAACCCTTTAGAACGGGAATATATCATAGGATATTGTCTGTTCTTCGTGACGGGATTGTGATTGGGGCAAAAAGATTTGAGTTTTTGGCTTTTTCAGCTAGTCAACTCCGATCAAATTCTGTTTGGATGTTTGCTtctaatgaaaaagtaaaagcAGAAGATATCAGAGAATGGATGGGGTGCTTCAACAAGATTCGCAGTGTGTCTAAATGTGCAGCAAGGATGGGTCAGTTGTTCAGTTCCTCTTTCCAAACTCTGGTTGTCCCCATACAAGATGTAGAGATTATTCCTGATGTTGAAGTAACCTCTGATGGTATTGACTACTGCTTCTCAGATGGCATTGGAAAAATTTCTCTGTCTTTCGCTGGCCAAGTTGCTCAGAAGTGTGGATTGAATCAAACCCCTTCAGCATTTCAAATTCGATATGGTGGATATAAAGGTGTTGTGGCTGTTGACCGAAATTCCTATATGAAGCTATCTCTGCGTGGTAGTATGCTTAAATTTGAATCAAAAACTAGGATGCTTAATGTCACTAAATGGAGTGAGTCCATGCCTTGCTATCTGAATAGGGAAATTATTTCCCTCTTGTCTACCTTGGGAGTGGAGGACCAAGTATTTGAGAAACTGCAAGAGGAACAATTGTGTCTGCTGGGAAAAATGCTATCAAATAGAGAGGCAGCTTTAAATGTCTTACAGAGCTTGAATGGCTCAGATTCTAGAAACATTCTGGTAAAAATGCTGCTACAGGGTTATGAGCCAAATCAGGAACCTTATCTCTCAATGATGCTTCAAGCGCACTATGAGAACCTCTTGTCTGATTTGAAAAGTAGATGTCGAATATTTGTTCCAAAGGGCCGGATCCTGGTTGGTTGCCTTGATGAAACTGGTATTTTAAACTATGGCCAAGTATATGTTCGTGTTACCATGACAAAAGCTGAACTGCAATCTTGGGATCAGAGTTTCTTCCGGAAGTTGGATGACGCAACATGTGTAATTGTAGGTAGTGTGGTTGTAACAAAAAATCCTTGTCTTCACCCAGGAGACATCAGAGTCCTTGAGGCCATCTATGAAGTGGATTTAGAGGAGAGAGGTCTGGTGGATTGCCTCGTCTTCCCTCAGAAAGGAGAACG ACCTCATCCAAATGAATGCTCTGGTGGAGATCTTGACGGAGACCAATTTTTCATTAGCTGGGACaaagatctcatcccatctcaaaTTGAGCGTCCCATGGACTACACAGGGCGAAGACCACGTGTAATGGATCATGATGTGACGTTAGAG gaaattcaaaaattttttgtCGATTACATGATCAATGATACTTTGGGTGCCATCTCTACTGCACATTTAGTTCTCGCTGACCGTGAGCCAGATAAAGCCCGAAGTCAAAAATGTCTAGAGTTGGCAAACCTTCACTCGATAGCTGTTGACTTTGCAAAGACTGGCGCACCAGCTGAAATGCCAAGGGTTTTAAAACCAAAGGAATTCCCTGATTTCATGGAGAGGATTGAAAAACCCATGTATACCTCCAATGGAGTATTGGGGAAACTGTATCATGCCATTCTTGGCTCAGCAACGCGTGAAAGGTCAAACTTGGTCTCGGAGAAAATTGGTCAAGCAATTTATGATCATAACCTTGAAGTAGATGGTTTCGAGGCCTTCCTTGAAATTGCAGAAAGTCATAAGGAGCAGTATATAGAGAAACTGAGTACCTTAATGAAGTACTACGGAGCTGAGAATGAAGATGAGATCCTAACGGGTAACCTGCGGAACCGTGCTGCATATTTGCAGCGTGATAACAGGAAATATGGTGATATGAAGGATCGGATTTTGCACTCAGTAAAAAGATTACAGAATGAAGCCAAAGACTGGGTTGAAAGCAGCTGCAAAAAGCATGAACATCAGCAGCTGGCCTCTGCATGGTATCACGTGAGTTTTCACCCAAGTTATTGCCGGGAAGGCTTTAATTGCCTAAGCTTTCCGTGGATCTTAGGGGACATTTTGCTGAACATAAAATCTGTAAATAGCAGAAAAGTTGATGGATAA
- the LOC121234019 gene encoding RING-H2 finger protein ATL46-like produces the protein MFRLLYETKEKDGILVYPPPQSSLPSSFSASYHSGNYEEEATPTSSLSRISPVLLLLIVILAVIFFIYGLLHLLVRFFMKRPSSSAIYQSNRFPDTSGSFTFQRQLQQLFRLHESGLDQAFIDALPVFYYKDIMGLKEPFDCAVCLCEFSEQDKLRLLPTCSHAFHIECIDTWLLSNSTCPLCRRTLLGPGNHIEIPVFNFDVSRELSNRFLGDGESGFSTSQKPIIEETVGERRVFSVRLGKFRSFNDGVERGETSSCNLDARRCYSMGTSQYVVDDSNLQVAFSDDGGGGDGDGNVRLVKERGYLSNFSVNGDVEGKKISGRTRGESFSISKIWLWSKHSRFPSSSNNPMDMSPSLNEVIS, from the exons ATGTTTAGACTTCTATACGAAACCAAggaaaaagatggtattttgGTATACCCACCTCCGCAATCATCTCTCCCTTCATCATTCTCTGCTTCTTATCATAGCGGTAACTATGAGGAAGAAGCGACCCCCACCTCATCTCTTAGCAGAATCAGTCCAGTACTCCTTTTGCTTATAGTAATTCTGGcagtaattttctttatttacgGCCTTCTCCATTTACTTGTAAGATTTTTCATGAAAAGGCCATCTTCTTCAGCTATTTATCAATCAAATAGATTCCCAGACACCTCCGGTTCTTTTACTTTCCAAAGGCAGCTTCAACAGCTCTTCCGCTTACACGAGTCAGGCCTAGACCAAGCTTTCATAGATGCTCTACCTGTCTTCTACTACAAAGATATAATGGGTTTGAAGGAGCCATTTGATTGTGCCGTTTGTCTCTGTGAGTTTTCTGAACAGGACAAGCTGAGGTTGCTTCCTACGTGTAGTCATGCTTTCCACATTGAATGTATAGACACATGGCTTCTGTCGAACTCAACATGTCCTCTCTGTAGAAGGACACTTTTGGGGCCAGGTAATCATATAGAGATTCCAGTATTTAACTTCGATGTTTCCAGGGAGCTATCAAATAGGTTTCTTGGTGATGGAGAGAGTGGATTTTCTACTAGTCAGAAGCCAATTATTGAGGAAACTGTTGGTGAAAGGAGGGTCTTTTCTGTGAGACTTGGGAAGTTCAGAAGCTTTAATGATGGAGTAGAAAGAGGAGAGACAAGCAGTTGTAATTTGGATGCTAGAAGGTGCTATTCAATGGGAACATCACAGTATGTGGTTGATGATTCAAATCTGCAAGTGGCATTTTctgatgatggtggtggtggtgatggagATGGTAATGTGAGGCTTGTCAAAGAGAGAGGGTACCTTTCAAATTTTTCAGTTAATGGGGATGTGGAGGGGAAGAAAATCAGTGGCCGGACTAGGGGTGAGAGCTTCTCCATATCTAAGATCTGGCTCTGGTCAAAGCACAGCAGATTCCCAAGTTCTTCAAACAATCCTATGGATATGTCGCCTTCTCTCAAT GAAGTCATCAGTTAA